One segment of Streptomyces sp. NBC_01463 DNA contains the following:
- a CDS encoding flavoprotein encodes MTKRVLYLIACAAGPTQFVDEGVRQVLARGWETCLVLTPSAARWWESRTGELEKLTGHRVRSQYKLPSESDALPKADAMLVAPMTCTTLNKWGAGIADTLAIGLPSEAVHMGVPVVAMPYFNRAQGAQPAVARSIAGLRAQGVVYLDGAQGYESHPPKNGDPRAYPWHRAIDAVGAIVSPTP; translated from the coding sequence ATGACGAAGCGAGTCCTGTACCTGATTGCCTGCGCGGCCGGCCCTACCCAGTTCGTCGACGAAGGAGTGCGGCAGGTTCTGGCCCGCGGCTGGGAGACCTGCCTGGTCCTGACTCCGTCGGCTGCCCGGTGGTGGGAGTCGCGTACGGGCGAGCTGGAGAAGCTGACCGGGCACCGGGTCCGGTCCCAGTACAAGCTCCCGAGCGAGAGCGATGCACTGCCGAAGGCTGACGCGATGCTGGTCGCGCCGATGACCTGCACGACGCTGAACAAATGGGGTGCGGGGATCGCGGACACGCTGGCGATCGGCCTGCCCTCCGAAGCCGTACACATGGGCGTGCCCGTGGTGGCGATGCCATATTTCAACCGCGCGCAGGGTGCACAGCCCGCCGTGGCCCGGAGCATTGCCGGCCTGCGAGCGCAAGGTGTTGTGTACCTCGACGGGGCACAGGGCTACGAGTCGCATCCCCCGAAGAACGGCGACCCACGCGCATATCCGTGGCATCGGGCCATCGACGCGGTCGGCGCCATCGTCAGCCCCACGCCATAG
- a CDS encoding helix-turn-helix transcriptional regulator: MEPGRIGRRIAYWRDRRGFTQADFGRLMGQTRRWVQDLEGGQRQQDPRLSVLVRAAEVLRIPLEQLLVDSPGTPQSTTLPPAEASAVIGVLYQPVGADEEPPPLPELRRRLTYCCEAFQACHYGALGRDLPALIVKSQQAAGRAGADAGEAYMLLSRVLQLAASFLHKYGPATAVQAAVVADRALAAAERSGDAVAIGAASRRVAKSLSYQQQPQAAVDFAIGAARRLSADLEAAGSLGLSTLGMLYLNAAIAAATPERSTAAVREAVEHVDEAAEVADRQGADLDEDYTQFGPTNVVLHRVDVLTRFEDGWSALEAGEPLGVEAIGGLSKERQAQHLITMARSLLLTRRKEGAAESLLEAARLAPEEVIGRQSTVDLVADVVGATPVPGGELRRLATRCGLPA, from the coding sequence ATGGAGCCTGGGCGCATCGGCCGGCGCATCGCCTATTGGCGAGACCGCCGCGGTTTCACACAGGCCGACTTCGGCCGGCTGATGGGGCAAACGCGCAGATGGGTGCAGGACCTTGAGGGTGGTCAGCGCCAGCAGGATCCGCGCCTCTCCGTGCTCGTCCGTGCCGCTGAGGTCCTGCGCATCCCTTTGGAGCAACTCCTCGTGGACTCCCCCGGCACGCCTCAGTCGACCACGCTGCCGCCCGCGGAGGCATCCGCAGTCATCGGCGTCCTGTATCAGCCGGTCGGCGCCGACGAGGAGCCCCCGCCGCTCCCTGAGCTCCGGCGCCGACTGACGTACTGCTGCGAGGCATTCCAGGCCTGCCACTACGGTGCGCTGGGCCGGGACCTGCCCGCCCTGATCGTAAAGTCCCAGCAAGCCGCCGGCCGAGCCGGCGCCGACGCCGGCGAGGCCTACATGCTGCTGTCCCGGGTGCTGCAGCTGGCCGCGTCGTTCCTCCACAAGTACGGGCCGGCCACCGCGGTCCAGGCAGCCGTGGTCGCGGACCGCGCCCTCGCCGCAGCCGAGCGATCGGGGGACGCGGTGGCAATCGGAGCGGCATCCCGTCGGGTTGCGAAATCCCTCAGCTACCAGCAGCAGCCACAGGCCGCCGTGGACTTCGCCATAGGGGCCGCACGCCGCCTGTCCGCCGACCTGGAGGCGGCTGGATCGCTCGGGCTGTCGACGCTCGGCATGCTCTACCTGAACGCGGCGATCGCGGCAGCCACGCCGGAGCGGTCGACGGCAGCGGTTCGAGAGGCTGTCGAGCATGTGGATGAGGCCGCCGAGGTGGCCGACCGTCAGGGTGCCGACCTGGACGAGGACTACACCCAGTTCGGCCCCACGAACGTCGTCCTGCACCGGGTGGACGTCCTGACCCGCTTCGAGGACGGCTGGTCCGCGCTGGAAGCGGGCGAGCCCCTGGGCGTCGAGGCGATCGGTGGGCTGTCGAAGGAACGGCAGGCCCAGCACCTCATCACGATGGCACGCAGTCTCCTCTTGACACGTCGCAAGGAGGGAGCCGCCGAATCCCTCCTGGAGGCGGCACGCCTGGCACCTGAGGAGGTCATTGGCCGCCAGTCGACCGTGGACCTGGTGGCAGACGTGGTGGGTGCGACTCCCGTTCCGGGCGGGGAGTTGCGTCGTTTGGCCACGCGTTGTGGACTCCCCGCATGA
- a CDS encoding undecaprenyl-diphosphate phosphatase, whose product MSWFESFVLGLVQGLTEFLPISSSAHLRLTAAFAGWHDPGAAFTAITQIGTEAAVLIYFRKDIVRIVSAWFRSLTDRSMRGDHDAQMGWLVIVGSIPIGVLGVTFKDQIEGPFRDLRLIATTLIVMGIVLGIADRLAARDETGGKHRAIKERKSLKELGVKDGLIFGFCQAMALIPGVSRSGATISGGLLMGYTREAAARYSFLLAIPAVLASGVFELKDAGEGHVSWPPTIFATFIAFGVGYAVIAWFMKFITTKSFMPFVIYRIVLGIVLFALVGAGALSPHAGESAG is encoded by the coding sequence ATGAGCTGGTTCGAATCGTTCGTCCTCGGCCTCGTTCAAGGACTGACCGAGTTCCTGCCGATCTCCTCCAGCGCGCATCTGCGGCTCACCGCGGCGTTCGCCGGCTGGCACGATCCTGGCGCGGCGTTCACCGCGATCACCCAGATCGGCACGGAGGCCGCAGTCCTCATCTACTTCCGCAAGGACATCGTCCGGATCGTCTCGGCGTGGTTCAGGTCGCTGACGGACCGTTCGATGCGCGGCGACCACGACGCGCAGATGGGCTGGCTGGTCATCGTCGGCTCGATCCCGATCGGCGTCCTCGGTGTGACGTTCAAGGACCAGATCGAGGGCCCGTTCCGCGATCTGCGCCTGATCGCCACCACGTTGATCGTGATGGGCATCGTCCTCGGCATCGCCGACCGGCTGGCCGCGCGCGACGAGACGGGCGGCAAGCACCGGGCCATCAAGGAGCGCAAGTCGCTCAAGGAGCTCGGCGTCAAGGACGGCCTGATCTTCGGCTTCTGCCAGGCCATGGCGCTGATCCCGGGCGTCTCCCGGTCGGGCGCGACGATCAGCGGTGGTCTGCTGATGGGCTACACCCGTGAGGCGGCGGCACGTTACTCGTTCCTGCTCGCGATCCCTGCGGTACTGGCCTCCGGCGTCTTCGAGCTGAAGGACGCGGGCGAGGGCCATGTGTCGTGGCCGCCGACGATCTTCGCGACCTTCATCGCGTTCGGTGTGGGGTACGCGGTCATCGCCTGGTTCATGAAGTTCATCACGACCAAGAGCTTCATGCCGTTCGTGATCTACCGGATCGTTCTGGGGATTGTGCTGTTTGCCCTGGTGGGGGCGGGTGCGCTGAGCCCGCACGCGGGCGAGTCGGCGGGCTGA
- a CDS encoding TVP38/TMEM64 family protein — translation MLDPVTATRPAGGLAVRCTRVLLSPWSRFSLLVAVLLAAATTMLLLEPQRLLSSGWPTQLSGGAAAVVLFGLAYGICTVAFVPRPLLNLAAGALFGSQAGLAAALAGTVLGAGISFMLGRVLGQDALRTLLRGRWMRAADGQLSRHGFRSMLALRLFPGVPFAAANYCAAVSRMGYPPFLVATGLGSIPNTAAYVIAGSEASSPTSPAFLAAMAFIVLTGAGGAVVAWRRRHRLSAE, via the coding sequence ATGCTCGACCCCGTCACCGCCACCCGCCCCGCCGGTGGCCTCGCCGTGCGCTGCACGCGGGTGCTGCTGTCGCCCTGGTCCCGGTTCTCCCTGCTCGTGGCGGTACTGCTGGCCGCCGCGACGACGATGCTGCTCCTGGAGCCACAGCGTCTGCTGTCGTCCGGCTGGCCCACCCAGCTGAGCGGCGGCGCCGCCGCGGTGGTCCTCTTCGGCCTGGCGTACGGCATCTGCACCGTGGCCTTCGTACCGAGACCGCTCCTCAACCTGGCCGCCGGGGCGCTGTTCGGCTCGCAGGCGGGGCTGGCGGCCGCGCTCGCGGGCACGGTGCTGGGCGCGGGCATCTCGTTCATGCTCGGCCGGGTGCTGGGGCAGGACGCGCTCCGCACGCTGCTGCGCGGGCGCTGGATGCGGGCGGCGGACGGGCAGCTGAGCCGGCACGGCTTCCGCTCGATGCTGGCGCTGCGGCTCTTCCCCGGGGTGCCGTTCGCTGCCGCCAACTACTGCGCCGCCGTGTCACGCATGGGGTATCCGCCGTTCCTGGTCGCGACCGGCCTCGGTTCGATCCCGAACACGGCCGCGTACGTCATCGCCGGCAGTGAGGCGTCCTCCCCCACCTCGCCCGCCTTCCTGGCCGCGATGGCCTTCATCGTCCTGACGGGCGCGGGCGGGGCCGTGGTCGCCTGGCGGCGGCGCCACCGGCTGAGCGCGGAGTGA
- a CDS encoding DNA alkylation repair protein encodes MSHGAEPAGRSTEPVPGLPRSVLADTVLERLTVLYPTAADAVRARSAAAYMKDVAPFLGITTPRRRALSRTVLEGTPRPDEADCTAIALRCWALPEREYHYFAVDYLRRHVARCSSGFVPVLRHLVSTVSWWDTVDLLAAHVAGPLVAAGPELRRTMDEWIEDDDLWIARTALLHQLRFKEATDSRRLFAYCLRRAGHPDFFIRKAIGWALREYAKTDPRAVRDFVDGARDRLSPLSVREATKHL; translated from the coding sequence ATGAGCCATGGAGCCGAACCGGCCGGGAGGAGTACCGAACCGGTCCCCGGCCTGCCCCGCAGCGTTCTCGCGGACACCGTGCTGGAGCGCCTGACCGTGCTGTATCCCACGGCCGCCGATGCCGTCCGCGCGCGGTCGGCCGCCGCGTACATGAAGGACGTGGCGCCGTTCCTCGGCATTACCACGCCCCGGCGCCGCGCCCTGTCCCGCACCGTCCTCGAAGGCACCCCGCGCCCCGACGAGGCGGACTGCACCGCCATCGCGCTGCGCTGCTGGGCCCTGCCCGAGCGGGAGTACCACTACTTCGCCGTCGACTATCTGCGCCGCCACGTCGCACGGTGCTCGTCCGGATTCGTACCGGTGCTGCGCCATCTGGTCTCCACCGTCTCCTGGTGGGACACCGTCGACCTGCTCGCGGCCCATGTCGCGGGTCCGCTGGTGGCCGCAGGGCCGGAACTGCGGCGGACCATGGACGAGTGGATCGAGGACGACGACCTCTGGATCGCCCGCACCGCGCTGCTGCACCAGCTGCGCTTCAAGGAGGCCACCGACAGCCGGCGGCTCTTCGCCTACTGCCTGCGCCGGGCCGGCCACCCCGACTTCTTCATCCGCAAGGCGATCGGCTGGGCCCTGCGCGAGTACGCCAAGACGGACCCGCGGGCCGTACGGGACTTCGTCGACGGCGCCCGTGACCGGCTGTCGCCGCTCTCCGTGCGCGAGGCCACCAAGCACCTCTGA
- the tuf gene encoding elongation factor Tu produces the protein MPKTAYVRTKPHLNIGTMGHVDHGKTTLTAAITKVLSDRGTGTFVPFDRIDRAPEEAQRGITINIAHVEYETGTRHYAHVDMPGHADYIKNMVTGAAQLDGAILVVSALDGIMPQTAEHVLLARQVGVDHIVVALNKADAGDPELTDLVELEVRELLSSHGYGGDTVPVVRVSGLRALEGDPRWTAAVEALLDAVDTYVPMPVRYTDAPFLLSVENVLTITGRGTVVTGAVERGTVRVGDRVSVLGADIETVVTGLETFGKPMESAEAGDNVALLLRGVERDRVRRGHVVAAPGSVTPSRRFTAQVYVLSGREGGRTTPVATGYRPQFYIRTADVVGDVDLGDAAVARPGETVTMTVELGRDVPLESGLGFAIREGGRTVGAGTVTGLL, from the coding sequence ATGCCCAAGACGGCATACGTGCGCACCAAGCCGCACCTCAACATCGGCACCATGGGCCACGTCGACCACGGCAAGACCACCCTGACCGCCGCCATCACCAAGGTCCTCAGCGACCGCGGTACCGGCACGTTCGTCCCGTTCGACCGCATCGACCGGGCCCCCGAGGAGGCGCAGCGCGGCATCACCATCAACATCGCGCACGTCGAGTACGAGACCGGCACCCGGCACTACGCGCACGTGGACATGCCGGGCCACGCCGACTACATCAAGAACATGGTGACCGGCGCCGCCCAGCTCGACGGGGCGATCCTCGTCGTCTCCGCGCTCGACGGGATCATGCCGCAGACCGCGGAGCACGTGCTGCTCGCCCGCCAGGTGGGCGTCGACCACATCGTCGTCGCCCTCAACAAGGCGGACGCGGGGGACCCCGAGCTGACCGACCTGGTCGAGCTGGAGGTCCGTGAGCTGCTGAGTTCCCACGGGTACGGCGGCGACACCGTGCCCGTCGTGCGGGTGTCGGGTCTGCGGGCGCTGGAGGGCGACCCACGCTGGACCGCGGCCGTCGAGGCGTTGCTCGACGCGGTCGACACGTACGTACCGATGCCGGTGCGCTACACCGACGCGCCGTTCCTGCTGTCGGTGGAGAACGTCCTGACCATCACCGGCCGGGGCACGGTCGTCACCGGCGCCGTGGAGCGAGGCACCGTGCGTGTCGGGGACCGCGTGTCGGTGCTCGGCGCGGACATCGAGACGGTCGTCACCGGTCTGGAGACCTTCGGCAAGCCGATGGAGTCCGCCGAGGCCGGCGACAACGTCGCGCTGCTCCTGCGCGGGGTCGAGCGCGACCGGGTGCGCCGCGGGCACGTCGTCGCGGCGCCGGGCAGCGTCACCCCGAGCCGGCGCTTCACCGCGCAGGTGTACGTCCTGTCGGGGCGCGAGGGCGGCCGCACCACGCCGGTCGCCACCGGTTACCGGCCGCAGTTCTACATCCGCACCGCCGATGTCGTCGGCGATGTGGACCTCGGGGACGCGGCGGTCGCGCGGCCCGGTGAGACGGTCACCATGACCGTCGAGCTCGGCCGGGACGTGCCGCTGGAGTCCGGCCTCGGCTTCGCCATCCGTGAGGGCGGCCGCACCGTCGGCGCAGGCACCGTCACCGGACTGCTCTGA
- a CDS encoding fused MFS/spermidine synthase, translating to MNESIPVIRDVDQGTARLLPDVDRERAWLLTVDGSPQSYVDLDAPEHLEFEYARRLAHVVDCAAGPGVPLDVLHLGGGALMLPRYVAATRPGSRQEVAEADRGLLALVTEHLPLPAGSGITVHAADARKQLEETAPGSVDVLVADVFGGSRVPAHLTSVPYARAAARALREDGVYAANLADGAPFGFLRSQLATFATVFPELALIAEPAVLRGRRFGNMVLVASRAPLDTAALIRRCAADAFPARVEHGDAVTAFVKGARPVGDDEAVASPEPPDGAFSIG from the coding sequence GTGAACGAGTCGATACCCGTCATCCGCGACGTGGACCAGGGCACCGCCAGACTGCTTCCCGACGTGGACCGGGAGCGGGCCTGGCTGCTCACGGTCGACGGCTCCCCCCAGTCGTACGTCGACCTCGACGCACCGGAGCACCTCGAGTTCGAGTACGCGCGCCGGCTCGCCCACGTCGTGGACTGCGCGGCCGGACCGGGCGTGCCGCTGGACGTCCTGCACCTCGGCGGCGGCGCCCTCATGCTGCCCCGCTACGTCGCCGCGACCCGGCCCGGCTCCCGGCAGGAGGTCGCCGAGGCGGACCGCGGTCTCCTCGCCCTCGTCACCGAGCACCTGCCGCTGCCGGCCGGCAGCGGGATCACCGTGCACGCGGCGGACGCCCGCAAGCAGCTGGAGGAGACCGCACCCGGCTCCGTGGATGTGCTGGTGGCCGATGTCTTCGGCGGCTCGCGGGTACCCGCCCACCTCACCTCGGTCCCCTACGCACGGGCCGCGGCACGGGCGCTGCGCGAGGACGGCGTCTACGCGGCGAACCTGGCCGACGGTGCGCCCTTCGGCTTCCTGCGCTCGCAGCTGGCCACCTTCGCGACCGTCTTCCCCGAACTGGCCCTGATCGCCGAGCCGGCCGTGCTGCGCGGGCGGCGCTTCGGCAACATGGTCCTCGTGGCCTCCCGGGCGCCCCTCGACACGGCCGCCCTGATCCGCCGCTGCGCGGCCGACGCTTTCCCGGCCCGGGTGGAGCACGGGGACGCGGTGACCGCGTTCGTCAAGGGCGCCCGGCCGGTCGGGGACGACGAGGCGGTCGCCTCACCCGAGCCGCCCGACGGTGCCTTCAGCATCGGCTGA